In the genome of Calliopsis andreniformis isolate RMS-2024a chromosome 10, iyCalAndr_principal, whole genome shotgun sequence, one region contains:
- the Scp1 gene encoding sarcoplasmic calcium-binding protein 1 codes for MAYSWDNRVDFIVRFLYDTDNNGILEKHDFECMALKMTLIEGKGEFSYGRYQENLHIMLSLWEEIAELADFNKDGIVTIEEFKEAVQRSCVGREYRDFPQAMKMFIDTHFKIVDLNDDGVIAADEFRYNCVSRIPVDNVNILDEAYQNLLNDDDRRRGGLTLSRYQELYAQFLGNPDENCPAVHLFGPLHAMG; via the exons ATGGCGTACAGCTGGGACAATCGAGTCGATTTCATTGTAAGGTTCCTCTACG ACACAGATAACAATGGTATACTGGAGAAACACGATTTCGAATGCATGGCCCTCAAGATGACGTTGATCGAGGGAAAAGGAGAGTTCAGCTACGGTCGGTACCAAGAGAATTTGCATATCATGCTCTCGTTGTGGGAAGAGATCGCGGAACTGGCAGACTTTAATAAA GATGGTATAGTAACTATCGAGGAGTTTAAAGAAGCAGTGCAGAGAAGCTGCGTAGGACGAGAGTACAGAGACTTCCCACAGGCGATGAAGATGTTCATCGATACTCATTTTAAAATAGTGGATTTGAACG ACGATGGTGTGATCGCTGCCGACGAATTTCGTTACAATTGCGTGTCGAGGATCCCCGTGGATAACGTGAACATCCTGGACGAAGCCTACCAAAACCTTCTCAAT GACGACGACAGGAGACGCGGTGGACTGACACTGTCGCGCTACCAAGAACTATACGCACAATTTCTCGGTAATCCCGACGAGAACTGCCCGGCGGTTCATTTATTCGGTCCTCTGCACGCTATGGGCTAA